The Coffea arabica cultivar ET-39 chromosome 1e, Coffea Arabica ET-39 HiFi, whole genome shotgun sequence genome has a window encoding:
- the LOC113703378 gene encoding F-box protein AUF2 isoform X1 has product MWRRHTERKMKRKDRCCDKVVPTPKRNRKSKSEVKVDEFQRLPDELLLSIFTKMPDFKYVCQCSLVCKRFASVITLVHNVTVTFISKECEVSEDLAHIQNAFDKKMSPQNQITPKMDITCLRQTLKFINCLRKFKDLKSVHIKFSYVETSSSTPLEWKTKFGPELEYVVALLPTSIEKKTKQELSQDQEVGDVTWSLTESELEHSLYRAYGCCQETVVRQTILYMLVEHHSMLHSVTITDSEKQGRLCIQDEQLLELKNSFRNKDLEQIFEEVKIPHIFKVGYVPVVRLPALGYLLKGVILLIFKPKEEPSAGDEDVDDNSALLAWQYDDEEVFRETVREMLVNHKERMHLVPRAAEDAVA; this is encoded by the exons ATGTGGAGAAGACACACAGAGAG aaaaatgaaaaggaaagatAGATGCTGTGACAAGGTTGTGCCAACACCGAAGAGAAATAGGAAATCCAAGTCCGAAGTAAAAGTGGATGAGTTTCAGCGCCTCCCAGATGAGCTGCTTCTCTCCATCTTCACCAAGATGCCAGATTTCAAATATGTTTGTCAATGCTCATTAGTCTGCAAGCGCTTTGCATCTGTGATCACCCTTGTGCACAATGTTACGGTGACTTTTATTAGCAAAGAATGTGAGGTATCTGAAGATCTCGCACACATCCAGAATGCTTTTGATAAGAAAATGTCCCCTCAAAACCAAATAACTCCAAAAATGGACATAACATGCTTGCGCCAGACACTGAAGTTTATCAATTGCCTCAGGAAATTTAAAGATCTAAAATCTGTCCACATCAAGTTCTCATATGTGGAAACATCATCATCCACGCCGCTTGAGTGGAAGACAAAGTTTGGACCTGAACTGGAATATGTCGTGGCTCTTTTACCTACTTCAATTGAGAAGAAAACCAAGCAGGAACTTAGTCAAGATCAAGAAGTTGGAGATGTTACATGGAGTCTTACCGAAAGTGAGTTGGAGCATAGTCTATACAGGGCATATGGCTGTTGCCAAGAGACTGTTGTAAGACAAACTATTCTATATATGTTAGTTGAGCATCACTCAATGCTTCATAGTGTGACAATAACAGACTCTGAGAAACAGGGGCGGTTGTGCATACAAGATGAACAGCTTCTTGAGTTAAAAAATAGCTTTAGAAATAAAGACTTGGAGCAGATATTTGAAGAAGTCAAGATACCTCATATATTTAAGGTTGGCTATGTGCCTGTTGTACGTTTGCCTGCATTAGGATACCTCTTGAAGGGTGTTATTCTTTTGATTTTCAAGCCTAAAGAAGAGCCCTCTGCAGGTGATGAAGATGTTGATGACAACAGTGCTTTATTGGCATGGCAATATGATGATGAAGAGGTGTTTAGGGAAACTGTAAGAGAAATGTTAGTGAACCACAAAGAAAGGATGCACCTGGTTCCAAGAGCTGCTGAGGATGCTGTAGCATGA
- the LOC113703378 gene encoding F-box protein AUF2 isoform X2, protein MKRKDRCCDKVVPTPKRNRKSKSEVKVDEFQRLPDELLLSIFTKMPDFKYVCQCSLVCKRFASVITLVHNVTVTFISKECEVSEDLAHIQNAFDKKMSPQNQITPKMDITCLRQTLKFINCLRKFKDLKSVHIKFSYVETSSSTPLEWKTKFGPELEYVVALLPTSIEKKTKQELSQDQEVGDVTWSLTESELEHSLYRAYGCCQETVVRQTILYMLVEHHSMLHSVTITDSEKQGRLCIQDEQLLELKNSFRNKDLEQIFEEVKIPHIFKVGYVPVVRLPALGYLLKGVILLIFKPKEEPSAGDEDVDDNSALLAWQYDDEEVFRETVREMLVNHKERMHLVPRAAEDAVA, encoded by the coding sequence atgaaaaggaaagatAGATGCTGTGACAAGGTTGTGCCAACACCGAAGAGAAATAGGAAATCCAAGTCCGAAGTAAAAGTGGATGAGTTTCAGCGCCTCCCAGATGAGCTGCTTCTCTCCATCTTCACCAAGATGCCAGATTTCAAATATGTTTGTCAATGCTCATTAGTCTGCAAGCGCTTTGCATCTGTGATCACCCTTGTGCACAATGTTACGGTGACTTTTATTAGCAAAGAATGTGAGGTATCTGAAGATCTCGCACACATCCAGAATGCTTTTGATAAGAAAATGTCCCCTCAAAACCAAATAACTCCAAAAATGGACATAACATGCTTGCGCCAGACACTGAAGTTTATCAATTGCCTCAGGAAATTTAAAGATCTAAAATCTGTCCACATCAAGTTCTCATATGTGGAAACATCATCATCCACGCCGCTTGAGTGGAAGACAAAGTTTGGACCTGAACTGGAATATGTCGTGGCTCTTTTACCTACTTCAATTGAGAAGAAAACCAAGCAGGAACTTAGTCAAGATCAAGAAGTTGGAGATGTTACATGGAGTCTTACCGAAAGTGAGTTGGAGCATAGTCTATACAGGGCATATGGCTGTTGCCAAGAGACTGTTGTAAGACAAACTATTCTATATATGTTAGTTGAGCATCACTCAATGCTTCATAGTGTGACAATAACAGACTCTGAGAAACAGGGGCGGTTGTGCATACAAGATGAACAGCTTCTTGAGTTAAAAAATAGCTTTAGAAATAAAGACTTGGAGCAGATATTTGAAGAAGTCAAGATACCTCATATATTTAAGGTTGGCTATGTGCCTGTTGTACGTTTGCCTGCATTAGGATACCTCTTGAAGGGTGTTATTCTTTTGATTTTCAAGCCTAAAGAAGAGCCCTCTGCAGGTGATGAAGATGTTGATGACAACAGTGCTTTATTGGCATGGCAATATGATGATGAAGAGGTGTTTAGGGAAACTGTAAGAGAAATGTTAGTGAACCACAAAGAAAGGATGCACCTGGTTCCAAGAGCTGCTGAGGATGCTGTAGCATGA